In Paenibacillus guangzhouensis, a single window of DNA contains:
- the metG gene encoding methionine--tRNA ligase, with amino-acid sequence MSKSANTFYITTPIYYPSDKLHIGHAYTTVAGDAMARYKRLRGFDVRYLTGTDEHGQKIERKAQEAGKTPQQFVDDIVSGIQELWKKLDISNDDFIRTTEDRHKRMVEVIFDRLLQQGDIYKGEYEGWYCTPCESFFLERQLVNGNCPDCGRPVELVKEESYFFRMSKYADRLLAFYEENPEFIQPESRKNEMVNNFIKPGLEDLAVSRTTFDWGVKVKGDPKHVVYVWIDALSNYITALGYGSDNDELFNRYWPADVHLVGKEIVRFHTIYWPIMLMALDLPLPKKVFAHGWLLMKDGKMSKSKGNVVDPVTLIDRYGLDALRYYLLREVPFGSDGSFTPEGFVERVNSDLANDLGNLLNRTVAMVDKYFGGEVPAYAGDVTAFDATLRETALQTVQKAEEALDTMEFSVALAAIGGFISRTNKYIDETQPWALAKDEAKRGELASVMVHLVEALRISSVLLQPFLTKTPVKIWAQLGLESGELTAWDSTHTFGLIPAGTKLVKGDPIFPRLDAEIEVAYIAQSMTGGVAPAAEAAPEQSGDAAVIEAPADVEEIAIDDFMKVDLRVAQVLAAEPVKKADKLLKLQLDLGYEQRQVVSGIAKFYTPEQLVGRKVICVTNLKPVKLRGELSQGMILAASAGDQLTLATVPDSMPNGAIVK; translated from the coding sequence ATGAGTAAATCAGCGAACACGTTCTACATTACAACCCCGATCTATTACCCAAGCGACAAGCTGCATATCGGTCATGCCTACACGACGGTTGCAGGGGATGCTATGGCTCGTTATAAGCGTCTGCGTGGATTTGATGTCCGCTATTTAACAGGAACGGACGAGCATGGTCAGAAGATCGAGCGTAAAGCGCAGGAAGCAGGGAAGACGCCGCAGCAATTCGTAGATGATATCGTATCTGGTATTCAAGAGCTGTGGAAGAAGCTCGATATTTCAAATGATGACTTCATTCGTACGACAGAAGACCGTCATAAGCGGATGGTGGAAGTAATCTTCGATCGGTTGTTGCAACAAGGGGATATTTATAAGGGCGAATATGAAGGCTGGTACTGTACACCGTGTGAATCGTTCTTCCTTGAGCGTCAGCTCGTGAATGGCAACTGTCCGGATTGCGGTCGACCTGTTGAGCTTGTGAAGGAAGAGAGCTACTTCTTCCGCATGAGCAAATATGCCGATCGTCTCCTCGCCTTTTACGAAGAAAATCCGGAGTTCATCCAGCCGGAATCGCGTAAGAATGAAATGGTGAACAACTTCATCAAGCCGGGTCTTGAGGATCTTGCGGTGTCCCGCACGACCTTCGATTGGGGCGTAAAAGTGAAAGGCGATCCGAAGCATGTCGTCTACGTATGGATCGATGCGTTGTCGAACTATATTACGGCACTTGGCTACGGATCTGACAATGACGAGCTATTCAATCGCTATTGGCCGGCTGACGTGCATCTTGTTGGTAAAGAGATCGTGCGCTTCCATACGATTTATTGGCCAATCATGCTGATGGCGCTGGATCTGCCGCTGCCGAAGAAGGTATTCGCGCATGGCTGGCTGCTTATGAAAGACGGCAAAATGTCCAAATCAAAAGGCAATGTCGTCGATCCTGTTACTTTGATCGATCGTTATGGTCTGGATGCGCTTCGCTACTATTTACTGCGTGAAGTGCCATTCGGCTCGGATGGATCGTTCACGCCAGAAGGCTTCGTTGAGCGTGTCAATTCCGATCTTGCAAACGATCTTGGTAACCTACTTAACCGTACGGTAGCCATGGTAGACAAGTATTTTGGCGGCGAAGTTCCGGCATATGCAGGCGATGTGACAGCATTCGATGCGACGCTTCGCGAAACTGCGCTTCAGACGGTGCAGAAGGCCGAGGAAGCACTGGATACGATGGAGTTCTCCGTAGCACTCGCTGCTATTGGCGGATTCATCAGCCGGACGAACAAGTACATTGATGAGACACAGCCGTGGGCGCTTGCGAAGGATGAAGCTAAACGTGGAGAGCTCGCATCCGTGATGGTGCATTTGGTCGAAGCGCTGCGAATCAGCTCCGTGTTATTGCAGCCATTCTTAACGAAGACGCCTGTGAAGATCTGGGCGCAGCTTGGCTTAGAATCAGGCGAGTTAACAGCATGGGACAGCACCCATACCTTCGGTTTAATCCCTGCGGGTACGAAGTTAGTCAAAGGGGATCCGATCTTCCCACGTCTGGATGCGGAGATTGAAGTGGCTTACATCGCACAATCGATGACTGGCGGTGTAGCACCAGCAGCAGAAGCAGCGCCTGAACAATCGGGGGATGCGGCAGTCATTGAAGCACCAGCTGATGTGGAAGAGATTGCGATTGACGATTTTATGAAGGTTGATCTGCGTGTTGCTCAAGTCTTAGCCGCTGAACCGGTGAAGAAAGCGGATAAATTGCTTAAGCTCCAATTGGATCTAGGGTATGAGCAGCGCCAAGTCGTATCGGGTATTGCGAAGTTCTACACGCCTGAACAATTGGTTGGACGCAAGGTCATTTGTGTGACGAACTTGAAGCCTGTGAAGCTGCGCGGCGAGCTGTCGCAAGGCATGATTCTTGCAGCATCGGCAGGAGATCAGTTGACGCTTGCTACGGTGCCGGATTCGATGCCGAACGGCGCTATTGTGAAATAA
- the yidD gene encoding membrane protein insertion efficiency factor YidD — translation MKWVLKAPIHFYRKVISPMKPPTCRFYPTCSAYALEAIDVHGPAKGSWLAIKRIGKCHPFHPGGYDPVPPPKSKPESTGNPQP, via the coding sequence ATGAAATGGGTGCTGAAGGCTCCGATTCATTTCTATCGTAAAGTCATTTCGCCAATGAAACCGCCAACCTGTCGCTTCTATCCGACATGCTCGGCATATGCGCTTGAGGCGATCGATGTCCATGGTCCTGCCAAAGGTTCGTGGCTCGCGATCAAACGGATTGGCAAATGCCATCCTTTTCATCCTGGCGGATATGATCCGGTTCCTCCACCGAAGTCGAAGCCGGAATCGACTGGAAACCCGCAACCTTGA
- a CDS encoding Fur family transcriptional regulator — translation MLKTEEIVQIMSKQGLRITDQRRTLARLFAESEGYLTPKDVYEYMCKHYSGLSFDTVYRNLRVMQELGALEQIMFEEGVKFKARCAENHHHHHLICLTCEKTYPITFCPMQLTDVPDQFQVVKHKFEVFGYCKDCLAAEAGDPGSPSRGTAARSE, via the coding sequence TTGCTCAAGACAGAAGAAATTGTGCAGATCATGTCCAAACAAGGTCTGCGTATCACCGATCAGCGTCGAACGTTGGCGAGATTGTTCGCAGAGTCTGAGGGCTATTTAACACCTAAAGATGTGTATGAATATATGTGTAAGCATTACTCAGGATTAAGCTTCGATACCGTATATCGGAACTTGCGTGTCATGCAGGAACTTGGTGCGCTCGAGCAGATTATGTTCGAAGAAGGGGTGAAATTCAAAGCGCGGTGTGCGGAGAATCATCACCATCATCACTTGATCTGTCTTACTTGCGAAAAGACGTATCCGATTACATTCTGCCCGATGCAGTTAACGGACGTCCCTGACCAGTTCCAAGTTGTGAAGCATAAGTTCGAAGTCTTCGGCTATTGTAAAGATTGCCTTGCGGCTGAAGCTGGCGATCCTGGCAGCCCATCACGTGGGACTGCTGCTCGTTCGGAGTAG
- a CDS encoding stalk domain-containing protein, whose translation MKVFKTALISTFIIAQLCIALPAFAEASTTPGSTQSDNTQQKSQDMAPNTPNDGSAVAPGTENNQQTDGTVDPTNPTDPTTPTNPTTPTNPGTVTPDPDVTSVKSEDVLVLMMNSNKMYRNGQEVLALQPLTVTNGISYIALRSIAEQAGFVVKYDSATKETILKSGQQEVRFKTNNSAYTINGKSYKASGNAYQQKDVFMVPLTSITKALNIPYSVDNVAKKITLNLYAAPTANFTVSPGEIFAEQTPVTYKDQSSDPRGLAIVQHRWEGNENIFAEPGTHTITHWVMNANGVWSEPYSVTIEVKPKNLPPVAMFTTDKDTYKMGELITFKDESTDDEGQITKTEWLNKSIGYFEPGEKTITLRVTDRLGQVGEYQKTITITNETMYLHDDFFKLYTPIGEKFTLQKNDILELAKAPFSSTDSQQTLLRSNSPESLSQEGIVFRDTIQGEARFLVHHKNVSSQNLKVYVVVTNPGTMPTNVTVKDVGFAGPNEYESLTGKSSVERYFKSVNSGFLGQTTTLQPGETKVIFTELSAQAMKPGHVVSLMGDVSSDSEVTYQVAAVESGKDILKTLPSLTLLNRDNIHIRGTYENANRLIELNQVVGDKPSRISLADNNDDLYLNGVDNSNGMPSINMGNYGVMYTIRLNHVAPNTLIAFNPRGGIYKGIFVVNGQMTEAPSNGTLVNSNDASVIYRTGSAEESVTILFTPVSGSNLPVSMLFLPLAQKPQS comes from the coding sequence ATGAAAGTATTTAAAACAGCACTCATATCGACATTCATTATCGCTCAGCTCTGCATTGCTTTGCCGGCTTTTGCTGAAGCAAGCACGACGCCAGGATCGACACAAAGCGATAATACGCAGCAAAAATCGCAGGATATGGCACCAAACACGCCAAATGATGGATCGGCCGTAGCGCCGGGAACGGAAAACAATCAACAAACAGATGGTACGGTAGATCCGACGAATCCTACGGATCCGACCACACCTACGAACCCAACCACACCAACCAATCCAGGGACAGTGACACCTGACCCAGATGTTACTTCGGTAAAATCTGAGGATGTACTGGTACTGATGATGAACAGCAACAAGATGTATCGTAATGGTCAAGAAGTATTGGCGCTTCAGCCTTTGACAGTGACGAACGGCATCTCCTACATCGCTCTTCGCTCGATTGCGGAGCAAGCAGGATTTGTTGTCAAATATGATTCAGCAACCAAAGAAACCATTCTGAAGAGTGGGCAGCAGGAAGTTCGTTTCAAAACAAATAATTCAGCCTATACGATCAATGGTAAATCGTACAAAGCAAGCGGTAACGCCTATCAACAAAAAGATGTATTCATGGTTCCGCTTACTTCGATTACAAAAGCGTTAAACATCCCTTATTCCGTTGATAATGTTGCAAAGAAAATTACATTGAACCTATACGCTGCACCAACTGCGAATTTTACCGTTTCTCCGGGCGAGATTTTCGCTGAGCAGACGCCGGTTACTTATAAAGATCAATCCTCAGACCCACGTGGGCTAGCGATTGTACAGCACCGCTGGGAAGGCAATGAGAACATCTTTGCGGAGCCGGGAACACATACGATCACGCATTGGGTCATGAATGCGAACGGTGTATGGAGTGAACCATACTCGGTCACAATCGAAGTCAAACCGAAGAACTTGCCGCCAGTGGCGATGTTCACAACGGACAAAGATACGTACAAAATGGGTGAATTGATCACTTTTAAGGATGAGAGTACAGATGATGAAGGACAAATTACCAAAACGGAATGGTTAAACAAATCGATCGGTTATTTCGAGCCAGGTGAGAAGACGATTACATTACGCGTAACGGATCGTCTTGGTCAAGTTGGAGAATACCAGAAGACGATTACCATCACGAATGAAACGATGTATCTGCATGATGACTTCTTCAAGTTATATACTCCGATTGGCGAGAAATTTACATTGCAGAAGAATGATATTTTGGAACTAGCCAAAGCGCCATTCTCATCTACGGATTCACAGCAGACGTTGCTTCGCAGTAACAGTCCAGAGAGTTTGTCCCAAGAAGGCATCGTCTTCCGTGACACGATTCAAGGTGAAGCAAGATTCCTTGTTCACCATAAGAATGTATCGAGTCAGAACTTGAAGGTGTATGTTGTCGTCACGAATCCAGGCACGATGCCGACGAATGTAACGGTGAAGGATGTTGGGTTTGCTGGACCGAATGAATATGAATCACTAACAGGTAAATCGTCCGTTGAACGCTACTTCAAATCCGTGAATAGCGGATTCCTTGGACAGACGACGACACTACAACCAGGTGAGACGAAAGTGATCTTCACGGAGCTTAGCGCGCAAGCAATGAAACCAGGGCATGTCGTTAGCTTGATGGGCGATGTGAGCTCGGATTCCGAAGTCACTTATCAAGTTGCAGCTGTCGAAAGTGGCAAAGACATTCTGAAGACATTGCCGAGCTTAACGCTGCTCAACCGTGATAATATTCATATTCGCGGAACGTATGAGAATGCGAACCGCCTGATTGAGTTGAACCAAGTGGTTGGCGACAAGCCGTCCCGCATCTCGCTCGCTGATAATAACGATGACTTATATCTGAACGGGGTCGATAACTCGAACGGCATGCCAAGCATCAATATGGGGAACTATGGTGTTATGTACACCATCAGACTGAACCATGTTGCGCCGAACACGCTTATCGCATTTAACCCACGCGGCGGCATCTACAAAGGGATCTTCGTCGTGAACGGTCAGATGACTGAAGCACCGAGTAATGGAACATTGGTGAACAGCAACGACGCGAGTGTCATCTACCGTACAGGAAGCGCAGAGGAATCTGTCACGATTCTCTTCACGCCAGTGTCCGGCAGCAACTTGCCTGTCAGCATGTTGTTCCTTCCACTCGCTCAGAAGCCTCAATCCTAA
- a CDS encoding glycoside hydrolase family 3 protein has product MSKLAALSLEQKIGQMVICGFNAYTSDAHIEQLIEKHHIGGVIYFRRNYKHVQQMADLSYALQQFNKKHSDIPLFISIDQEGGMVARIDNDQVTLVPGNMSIGASRDAQLAYDAAVICAKELRLMGINVNFAPSLDINNNPKNPVIGVRSYGESAELVSELGIATIEGYQASDVVATAKHFPGHGDTAVDSHYGLASVPHDRERLMKLELAPFIQAIQAGVDMIMTAHVMFPAFEPDQIPATLSRKVLHDLLRVELKYDGVIVTDCLEMHAISKEFGVAEGAVMAIEGGADIVLVSHTLGEQVAAIEALVQAVRSGRLSEEQINTSVERILTLKEKRRMAEIQPLTGEITEQFGTPESKAVIRQLTEKSITVVKDEGQSAFDTTAPTLVIWPEVRHHTEVDEPIEQAYTLGPALTELGMNVKELRLSTHPTSEEVASALAHAADYEQIVVVTYNAVSELHEGQVAIVRQIASRPDVNLTVASTRNPYDLNQFPEVKRYVCCYENRPMTMGALAKVLTGNIPAQGRLPVTLSSDYSFGMAVN; this is encoded by the coding sequence ATGAGCAAATTAGCGGCGTTATCATTAGAACAAAAAATCGGACAAATGGTGATTTGCGGATTCAACGCGTATACATCGGATGCGCATATCGAACAATTGATTGAGAAACATCATATTGGCGGGGTCATTTATTTCCGTCGCAACTATAAGCATGTTCAGCAAATGGCAGACCTATCCTATGCATTGCAGCAATTTAATAAGAAGCATTCCGACATTCCGCTCTTTATCAGCATCGACCAAGAGGGCGGTATGGTCGCACGGATTGATAATGATCAAGTGACCCTGGTTCCAGGCAATATGTCCATTGGCGCTTCACGTGATGCGCAACTGGCGTATGATGCGGCGGTCATTTGTGCGAAAGAGCTTCGTCTGATGGGGATTAATGTGAATTTCGCACCGAGCCTCGATATTAATAATAATCCGAAGAACCCTGTCATTGGCGTTCGTTCCTATGGCGAGAGTGCAGAGCTTGTTAGTGAGCTTGGTATTGCAACCATTGAAGGCTACCAAGCATCGGATGTGGTTGCGACAGCCAAACATTTCCCGGGACATGGTGATACGGCTGTAGATTCGCATTATGGGCTCGCTTCCGTGCCGCATGATCGTGAACGACTCATGAAGCTTGAGCTTGCTCCGTTCATTCAAGCGATTCAAGCTGGCGTCGATATGATTATGACTGCTCATGTCATGTTCCCGGCATTCGAACCAGATCAAATTCCTGCGACCTTATCACGCAAGGTGCTTCACGACTTGCTTCGCGTCGAGCTCAAGTATGACGGCGTTATTGTCACAGATTGCCTTGAAATGCATGCGATTTCCAAAGAGTTCGGCGTTGCGGAAGGCGCTGTCATGGCCATTGAAGGTGGTGCAGATATTGTCCTCGTCAGTCATACGTTAGGGGAGCAGGTTGCTGCCATCGAGGCTTTGGTGCAAGCTGTACGCTCAGGGCGCTTGTCCGAAGAGCAGATTAATACGTCTGTCGAGCGAATTCTAACACTGAAAGAGAAACGCCGCATGGCCGAGATTCAACCTCTAACCGGTGAAATTACGGAGCAATTCGGCACACCAGAGAGTAAAGCCGTGATTCGTCAGCTGACAGAGAAGAGTATTACCGTCGTGAAGGATGAAGGACAGTCGGCATTCGATACGACAGCACCAACACTCGTGATCTGGCCGGAAGTGCGGCATCATACAGAGGTAGACGAACCAATTGAGCAAGCATACACACTTGGGCCTGCTCTTACTGAACTGGGGATGAATGTGAAGGAACTGCGCTTAAGCACGCATCCAACTTCCGAAGAGGTGGCTTCGGCATTAGCGCATGCTGCAGATTACGAGCAAATCGTCGTTGTGACATATAACGCCGTATCGGAGCTGCATGAAGGGCAAGTAGCCATTGTTCGACAAATCGCGTCAAGACCGGATGTGAACTTAACTGTTGCGTCGACTCGTAACCCATATGATCTCAATCAGTTCCCTGAAGTCAAACGTTATGTATGCTGTTATGAGAATCGTCCGATGACGATGGGGGCATTAGCCAAAGTATTGACGGGGAACATTCCTGCACAGGGCCGCCTTCCGGTTACGCTTTCATCTGATTATTCGTTTGGAATGGCTGTCAATTAG
- a CDS encoding response regulator transcription factor translates to MKLKAMLVDDEIHILNNLKMVLPWQEMDIEIVALARNGVEALEVVKEEQPDLILCDIRMPVMDGLNFLRELRKIDTECEVLMLTGYEEFEYARVALQHGVRDYISKPINYENLEDVVRRIAGMIRTSRMEKQMAERRWGKMIDLAYEKMMFDVLMGYSNGDANYFISHEDQRIEDLEYVVMIVDLDQYSVKSVTWNDNERKLWNFAVSNVLQDALKEFHLKYAALQTREGEWCLIIQFYHDSFHVSKEEIQKWAACLQKAVKDNIKMTVSVGYDRGPILIRELALSYKNIQRYLLTNPEKEQIISVGDSVPSQTEPTGSQWELIEEIVSGLRHGDRGKIEKSLHVLKTSLIVSTDNSLAQAEKFFYYIVIHLLREMREMDVLSAAEEEEVWAKFGYKVSLKELLVVITELVNRALDVTSSKKSSELLMISAKDYIQRNLGSDIGIDEIADHLGISCSYFSLLFKNYFGETFVEYLTKQRMELAKSLLVISDKSITQIGSLVGYMERRYFTKVFQKYTGMTPSDYRERKAEEE, encoded by the coding sequence ATGAAGCTAAAAGCGATGCTCGTTGATGATGAAATCCACATTTTGAACAACTTGAAGATGGTGCTTCCATGGCAGGAGATGGATATCGAGATCGTAGCTTTGGCACGCAATGGTGTTGAAGCGCTTGAGGTTGTGAAGGAAGAGCAGCCTGATTTGATCCTGTGTGATATTCGGATGCCTGTCATGGATGGACTGAACTTCCTGCGAGAGTTACGTAAGATCGATACAGAATGCGAAGTTCTAATGCTCACGGGGTATGAGGAATTCGAATATGCTCGTGTTGCCTTGCAGCATGGGGTACGCGACTATATCTCGAAGCCGATCAATTATGAGAACCTAGAGGACGTCGTGAGACGGATTGCCGGCATGATACGGACGTCCCGAATGGAGAAGCAGATGGCTGAGCGCCGCTGGGGCAAGATGATCGATTTGGCTTATGAGAAAATGATGTTCGATGTGCTTATGGGGTATTCGAATGGCGATGCGAATTATTTCATCTCACATGAAGATCAACGTATCGAGGATTTAGAGTATGTAGTCATGATTGTCGATCTAGATCAGTACTCGGTGAAATCGGTGACTTGGAATGATAATGAGCGGAAGTTGTGGAATTTCGCCGTCAGCAACGTCCTTCAGGATGCGCTCAAAGAATTCCACTTGAAGTATGCGGCACTGCAGACACGTGAAGGGGAATGGTGCCTCATTATTCAGTTCTACCATGATTCCTTCCATGTGAGCAAGGAAGAGATTCAGAAGTGGGCAGCCTGCCTGCAAAAGGCGGTAAAGGATAATATCAAAATGACTGTGAGCGTCGGTTATGACAGAGGTCCTATCTTAATTCGTGAGCTTGCGCTATCGTATAAGAATATTCAGCGCTATCTACTTACGAACCCTGAGAAGGAACAGATCATTTCGGTCGGCGACAGCGTACCGAGTCAAACGGAGCCGACAGGCTCCCAGTGGGAGCTGATCGAAGAGATTGTCTCAGGCTTGCGGCACGGTGACCGCGGAAAAATTGAGAAATCCTTGCACGTCCTGAAGACGAGTCTGATTGTATCCACAGACAACTCGCTTGCGCAGGCAGAGAAATTCTTCTACTACATCGTGATTCATCTCTTGCGAGAGATGCGGGAGATGGATGTGCTGTCCGCTGCGGAAGAGGAAGAGGTATGGGCGAAATTCGGGTATAAAGTGAGTCTGAAGGAGCTGCTCGTCGTCATTACGGAACTTGTGAACCGTGCGCTCGACGTCACATCGAGCAAGAAGTCGAGTGAACTGCTGATGATCTCAGCCAAGGACTACATACAACGTAATCTCGGTTCGGATATCGGCATTGATGAGATTGCGGATCACCTGGGCATTAGCTGCAGTTATTTTAGTCTATTGTTCAAAAATTACTTTGGGGAGACTTTCGTTGAGTATTTAACCAAGCAGCGGATGGAACTCGCAAAGTCGTTGCTCGTAATCAGCGATAAGAGCATTACTCAGATTGGGTCGCTGGTTGGCTATATGGAACGAAGATATTTCACCAAAGTATTCCAGAAGTACACAGGCATGACCCCTTCAGATTATCGGGAGAGAAAGGCGGAGGAAGAATGA
- a CDS encoding cache domain-containing sensor histidine kinase produces MMNLRLKLFTAFITLIIIPLVLVGVITYFVTFDLIEKRYSQQAEFSLKAISQNIQFVFSEMDKVTENGIAGNVVQTAIGAVNSRELDLSDAKQLKLNENQRNFRVNLFSHPTISFAFAYNLKDATIASIFTKENFTALPFARFKREPLYQEVVELNGAPKWVGPYEYKEITGTDPVFTQIRMVKELTTMKNIGVLITQIKNWEIERIFNDFRYSKNLEDTRFFLVNEDGLILYDTQESYNGENINQYLGKPMKFNSSYQSYRDDFNQHESVVSMNKLKDQQWYLVSTTSWNSLSQDMGIFLKWVVGILFISLLAAFLFFWLFMNRITKSIIRIVRFMRRVENGDLSARVDEEGNDELYLLSKGFNSLIFQVNNLLEEVKKEQKHKAQAELRVLQAQIKPHFLFNTLESINVLAIQNEGRKVSQMVYRLGNILRISIQDKEEIMISQEIEHLRSYLEIQKFRFDELFNFDIQMPREVLNSMILKLTLQPLVENSIQHGFEGITHQGFLQVTGHVDGEDIVITIQDNGIGISNRQLRKFQYLKNDDILIQEGQDVVMNERRGLGLRSVADRIRIQYGYRYGVYICSEENQGTTIRVRIPKYGPGEVYEAKSDAR; encoded by the coding sequence ATGATGAATTTAAGACTCAAACTATTTACGGCTTTTATAACACTCATCATTATCCCGCTTGTTCTCGTAGGGGTTATCACTTACTTCGTCACTTTTGATTTGATAGAGAAGAGGTATAGTCAACAAGCAGAATTCTCACTCAAGGCGATTAGCCAGAACATTCAATTCGTATTTAGTGAGATGGACAAGGTCACGGAGAACGGGATTGCAGGGAATGTGGTCCAGACCGCGATCGGTGCGGTCAATTCCCGTGAACTTGATCTATCTGATGCAAAACAGTTGAAGCTGAATGAGAATCAACGTAATTTTCGGGTCAATCTCTTCAGCCATCCGACAATTAGCTTTGCCTTTGCCTACAATCTTAAAGATGCGACGATTGCTTCGATCTTTACGAAAGAGAACTTCACGGCCTTGCCATTCGCAAGATTCAAGCGCGAGCCGCTGTATCAAGAGGTCGTTGAACTGAACGGGGCGCCGAAATGGGTTGGTCCCTATGAATATAAAGAGATTACAGGTACGGATCCTGTCTTCACGCAGATTCGGATGGTCAAAGAATTAACGACGATGAAAAATATCGGTGTGCTAATTACTCAGATTAAAAACTGGGAGATTGAGCGCATTTTTAATGACTTCCGCTATAGTAAAAATTTAGAAGATACCCGCTTTTTCCTCGTGAATGAAGACGGGTTAATTCTCTATGATACGCAAGAAAGCTATAATGGGGAAAATATTAATCAATATCTTGGCAAACCGATGAAATTCAATTCCAGCTATCAGAGCTATCGGGATGATTTCAATCAACATGAGAGTGTCGTCTCGATGAACAAGCTGAAGGATCAGCAGTGGTACCTTGTGTCAACGACTTCTTGGAACTCGCTGTCGCAGGACATGGGGATTTTCCTAAAATGGGTCGTTGGAATTCTATTTATCAGTCTGCTCGCTGCGTTCCTCTTCTTCTGGTTATTCATGAATCGAATTACCAAATCGATCATTCGCATTGTACGCTTCATGCGCCGGGTAGAGAATGGGGATTTATCTGCTCGTGTGGATGAAGAAGGCAATGATGAGTTGTATCTTTTATCGAAGGGCTTCAATAGCCTAATCTTTCAGGTCAACAACTTGCTCGAAGAAGTGAAGAAGGAGCAGAAGCATAAGGCTCAAGCTGAACTTCGTGTACTGCAAGCGCAGATTAAGCCCCACTTCTTATTTAATACACTTGAGTCTATTAATGTGCTGGCGATTCAGAATGAGGGGCGCAAGGTTAGCCAGATGGTCTATCGACTCGGCAATATTTTGCGTATTAGTATTCAAGATAAAGAAGAGATCATGATCTCGCAAGAAATCGAGCATCTCCGAAGCTATCTCGAAATCCAGAAGTTTCGATTCGATGAATTATTCAATTTCGATATCCAAATGCCAAGAGAAGTATTGAATTCGATGATTCTGAAGTTAACGCTGCAGCCGCTCGTCGAGAACTCGATCCAGCATGGATTTGAAGGCATCACGCATCAAGGCTTCCTGCAAGTGACGGGTCATGTCGATGGGGAGGATATTGTTATCACGATTCAAGATAACGGGATCGGGATCTCGAATCGTCAGCTGCGCAAATTCCAGTACTTGAAAAATGATGATATCCTTATCCAGGAAGGACAGGATGTCGTGATGAATGAACGTCGAGGTCTGGGGCTGCGGAGCGTGGCGGACCGCATTCGGATCCAATACGGATACCGCTATGGTGTCTATATCTGTTCAGAAGAAAATCAAGGAACGACAATTCGAGTCAGAATTCCGAAGTATGGGCCAGGTGAAGTGTATGAAGCTAAAAGCGATGCTCGTTGA